DNA sequence from the Cyprinus carpio isolate SPL01 chromosome B13, ASM1834038v1, whole genome shotgun sequence genome:
GCCCGAGGGAAAATACATTCATCCTTTTTATCCAGCACTTTGGGATTTTGATAAGATATGAAATCAACAGAGTTTGAGAGAGCGtagaattttattaatgttttgcagGCACTGTTTTATTACTCACAGTGTTCAGAGCTACAAAAACATATGAACATGTTAAAAGCATGAAGGTTTGCACTTACAGAGGACACGATGACAACACCTAGAATGAGTGGAGAGCAGAGTGAAGAGATGTATGGTGAGGGATGGAGTCTGCTTTGAATACACACTTACGTAAAGACAAACATGCACACGCTCACACAGATACATGAAGGTCACTGATCTGTATTATTAAAGGTCTGAAACAGATGATGTTTAATAGATATATCGAAAGATAAtccatttatatttttgcatataaacaGATTAGGtcaagaatatttttatttgtactatCATCTGGTTGTTGCATGAGTCTGAAACTGTGAGGCTgtcattaaaaaagataaaagtaCAGAATATATTAAGCTACAGGGCACAACACAATACATAACAGATGTTCAGAAAGGAAGACAACAGAGCAGTCTATGATCAAGATAACACCCAGCAAAAGACAAACCACATGGACGcatgaaataaaacaagcaaCAGCCGAAAGCACAACAGGAGATTGAGAAAAACACTTGTACATTTGGTGTACAGATGTTTAGAGAGTCGGGTCAAGACATGGCACTCTTGCTCGCACACTCTGTTCATCTGTTTCTCAAATCGAATAGGATTCTGAGATCAGATTTAACCTAATGTAAGGCTAATACATATTAAATGGCCTTTTGATTTAGACGATTACCAATATAGAAGGCATCCATCCGTTTTGAGACTGTGTGCGACGGGACTGTCTAGAGCTCTTCTGCTGAAGAAAGTCCATCAGACCCGTTTCCAAATATGGGTTGATTAGCCGTAGGAGCACAGATGAGTCATGCAATTACACTGACAAAAATCTAGCCATTCGCGAGGAGAGACAAAATGCTGTCTTGAATACGGAAGAGAGTGATGAACTCTAATTTGTACTAAAGGACACTGAACATTTGTGAATTGTAAAGGCTGCTCTATTCTCTTtgtttgatatataaaaaattacatgtgAACCCTTTTATCTTGGGCACACTGGCATTTCATTGTGTCATCTATTGCAGAGACAGCTTATTAGTTCAAGTCAAGAACATTTCACAGTATCATTATAGGCTAATTCCAAGTAAATGGCTTCTGGGTATTTCTTGAGCTGAACAAAATTCTGTTCACGTAACCTTCAGGTATCTATGCTTTGGTTTGTTTAGTACATGACTGAATGCAGGTAATTCATACAGAAATGGAGCTATTTTaagtttgaaataaaaacattctgagagattaaatatgtaaatgttcgTTTTCTGAAATGTAGCTAGCTGTTTGCTTATATCTTGGAAAATTAGTATCAGAAGCgactaatataataatacaatctACTTTTCcttgcaaataataatattttgcttcAGCCAGAGAGATACTAAGCTGAAGCTTTATCATAGTTGCAATAATGATGCAAACATGATGCTAATATTGCAGTTCAAAAAATGCAGGTGGTTTGGTGTTTTGAAGAGATCATTTTAAACTAGGCAAGGTTTGATATGGCCTGTGTAACTGATGAAAAACCAAACATTGCTTTCTCAAAAACTGACATCGCTGGTAATTTTCAGTTGGCATCAATGCAGAATCACAGAAATCGTCCTTCCAAGATTCAGATCCTTCAATAAATTAAATACCAGGTACAAATTAAAGATACATGAAGTACTAATACATCCAAATCAAGCCTCACACATCCCCTTCTCTCAAAGGTTTATGCTGCCAGATTTAGCAGATGGAGAATTTACAGATGATTTGCAAATATTACTAGAACCGAGTCCCAACATCTTTAAAGATACAGATATCCAATCCAGTAGACAAGGTTGAAGAGGCCAAAGGCGGTTGGGAAGAATATTCGGGAGTAGGAGTCGATTTTGGAGACGTGGACATGCATTCTGTTCTCACGCCAAGCTCCGGAGCGACAGTCATCAAAGCAGCAGAAGAAACTGGTGCAGTCTTTCCCATCCAGACATTCATACGCATAATCGTCATCCTCGTGGTAGGGAGCAATATTGTTCATCTGCAGCAGAGATGTCCCTGGTCTGATGTTAACCATGCTGGGTTTCTACACAGAGGAACAGCAAGGTCACTACCGCTTCATTGCTAAAACAGTGTGCAGTACAATAGCAAATGCCAGAGCTGCTGCACTGCACACTCAATTAACTGCAAACAAAAGCACAATGTGGCCTATTCTAAAGTGAGCTGTGAATAAGTTAGTAAGCTTTGCGAATTAATTTGACATATCATTGATCAGCTAGGTGCTGACTTGTTCTGTGTTCTAAGCAACATGAAGCttaacattttatcattatttaatcatcctcatatgactttatatttaaatatttggttcATCCAATTCTCTTAAGTAGCCTGTATGATTTTCTTATGAATCACATAGATTTGGTCTCTTCACAAACCTAGAATGTAACACACAAGTCAAATAAACcgcttttatgatattttatggtGTATTTGATCCTTTTAGAAGCATAAAAGTGCTGACTCCCATTCACTGTACTTATATTCAACAGAGCAcagaatttcttattttgttttccacagaaagtTATACACATTTTGAATGACGTGAATCTGAGTAAATGAAACAATCTTCTTTTTTAGGTGAGCTGGACCTTTAATAAGAGAATGACGTTCATTCACCTGTGCATGGCTTGATTTGGTCTTCTTGTTCTGTCGATTGCTTGTGAAATAATGCAGGGTCCCATATTCCATAAGAGCAGCAAAGGTGAAGATGaagcagacagacacaaacagatcCATGGCTGTCACATACGACACCTTTGGCAAGGACTTCCTCGATATGGTGCTTAGGGTTGTCATGGTGAGCACAGTTGTGATACCTAAGCCAATCAAGATGCACAGTAATTGAGCACCCCCACTgaagcattttcttttcattatcaCATGCTCTTCGGTAATGCATTCACATATTATAATGAAATGCTATTGTTGTTCCTATTGATTTGTATTAATTCAGAAGCTTTTTAAATTACCTAAAGATGTTCTGGCAGGCACAGCATCCTTGTTAATCCAGAAAGAGACCCAGGACAAAACCACAATCATGCTGCAGGGGATGTAAGTCTGGATGGTGAAGTAGCCCATTCTTCGGCTCAGGTCAAAGAAAATGGTCATAACCACATATTCCCCTATTAATACAAGACATTAAGGCATTTTTGACACTTTTTGGACAGCGATTAAGCAACTTAATGATCAAAATGCATAAACTTATGCATAACTGCATaagtacacataaaatataatcaatgaCTCCaaatatactattaataaataacaataaaatagtaataataacaacaattattaataattgttttttattattcataataacagcttatttattaaaaatgtattctgaTATACTATTATGCAGTTATAATATactcttattattaatgttaagtagtaattataataattagtcCAAAtctattatttgtaataataagaagaccattaattataatatttgctcaattactgttattgttattttgattattatatataaatatactgctATTATTAATTTTCTTGGTATTATCATTAGCAGTAGAAGTcgtaataattataaaatctatTATTGATAATATCAAAAGgaaaatgaataataacaatagaagctaatgtaatattattataattattaataataattgtttatgtagcctattaacatttttaactaacactgtgtgtgtgtgtgtgtgtgtgtgtgtgtgtgtgtgtgtgtttgtttgtttttgtttgtgtttgtttgtgtgtgtgtgtgtgttcataccaGACTGAGTGTGTGCTACATCTGAAGTGTTCCGTAGACCCACAAAGGCAAACTGGTAAAGCCTCCAGTATCGCTGGTCTGCAACCTCAACCGAACGACGCTGCCATCTATACTGAATCTCATTCTTTGGATACccatctgaaaatgaaaaaaaaaaaatcacatctgcCAGATCATATGTGACCTTTCGTTTCAGTATGTAAATAAGAAGTTACAGTGATGGCAGAATGACACTGAGGCTTCACACAGCAGCACTCTGTTAGACTGAAGCGCAGCATGCCCTTCCCGTGCCCACAGAGGATGATGCCACATGAGAAGCTGAGGCATGATGCTAATAACGGATGGAGGGGTCACACAGACTGAGAAGAGGAGATAGGGGATGGAGAGAGAGCTGGAGAAGGATGATGTCTGTCCTCACTCATTGCAAGGTTAGAGGATGGTATTGGTGCAGACCTTCTGCAATGTTAAGATTTGGTTGGCCAATACTGGCAATGCATGGTTGGCTGACAGATGCAATGTATGGGGATTAGCTGCCCGGCAGCGTTCAGGACAGGACTGAGGCTGAGTGACAGATTGACATAAGAATTTAACACCTACAGCTTGAAAACTCCAGAGGGCACGAATGTTCATCCATGGGAAAGTTATGCAGCTTAAGGTAGCATTCCGCATTAATAGTCAACCTAACAAAAAGAATCATAGacaatagcaaaacaaacaaaaaaatgttgattGTGACATTTAAGAGGTAGTGCATTTGTGCAGGCTTTGATATTTATACTATGAACACACTCAGTCTGAATTAACAGTCCCtgacataaataaatgtgaatcagATGTAATGGCTTAAACATGTGCTGCAACAGACAGCGGGTGTCATTTGGTACGAAAGCAAATGCTACGGGACAGGAATACAAGGACACGTAATTTTATCGTACAAACATTCACTCGGCTCTTAACGGACACACCTTAGAGTATACATCACTCTTCCATTGCTCCAGAGCCGCAGAAGGCGATTGGGTGTCGTGATCCAGTGGGCGTCAGATTTGCGTGAGTTGCGGAAAAAGGTGTCAGGGATCCAGATCTTTCCGACCATGTTGCTGTTGAGCATGAGGAGTTTCATTGAGCTGTTGAATTTGAGTCTGCTGTCGTACCACGTCTGAGCAAAGAAGATGTCTATGGTGTACTCctaaaaaacaccaaataatGAGAGGTCTAGCCGTAAAAGCCTTACGCTTGCTTTTGTAACTGAAATTATGTGGCTATTGGTTGTGACAGTGGATATGACGATAGTGAAATGGATCTAATTTATTTACAGCTCTGAACAGAATGTGTTATTGTACATTTCTGCTCACCATATTGATGGGATCTACTGGACCTATGCTGTTCACATACACTGCCGTCTCAATCACAGTCGGTCTCACTAGAATATAATTGCAAATATTCAAATTGCaataattattaatcataacaataaaaaaaaaacatataaatcacagttataatatcaaaacaatacaataacacagtaagtgatttaataaaaatgtatattatacacAGCCTGTATTTAGCATCCAGTTCAGAAAAGGTTGATGTTCTATTATAtccataaaatcaaaactgaccatAGTTAATTAATGCACCTCTTTCATGCTATaggaaaaacatggaaaaatcTGGGAACAATTCTCACAATTCCAAGTTTAAATTAAGCAATTCTGaaattttttctctgaattttaagtttacatcttataattctgtttttttccccatgaaatacaaataaaaaaggtaattaagactttttatctcacgatTTTCTTGCAGTTGAgagcttatatctcacaatttgtacaaatttatatttcgcagttgcaagtttatatatcTCACATAATTCTgaggcagaaatgggcttccatagaaaaatgtgaagagtttatttgcaaaaacagatctcttaaattttcaaaaatcatctttttattgtgttttattgtgttaattgtctgtatttttacttatttttacttaatcaaaataacccaaatgcAATTCGATTGAGATTaactggaatgcacaatgaaaaaccatgatttttgaaaattgttaaaaaaaaatgttatcaagTGTTTTCATAagctttaatcatttattaacttATCATTcatctttttcctttctttttctgcaTCACCTAGTGTGGGCTATTGAATAATTTTAACCAATAGCCAGCTATTTTTAGCACATTCAGTCTGGCTCCATCCTGGTTTGTaaccatccaatcaattcccaatcaGTAGATATAATCAAATTTTCtcactgaatatcctgtttcactcagaaatgcatCTCATCTTTACAGAAGTGAAATGGGCTGCAAACCAATTCATGTTTCCCATAACAGCCACACAATTTACTCAAAGCTGCCTCAATCCTCATCCTTGCGGATTCACAAATATTCCTGTCGCAGGAAATCCAGTCACAGAGACGTGACAAATCACAAAAACTCAGCAAGTTGACCTGCAATCCCTCAGCACTTGCTCTGCGATCTGATTAACTGAGTACGGCTCATACTTACACTCTCTCCCTCTATCTCAGACACATGAAACGAAACAGATAAAGAAGGAAGATCAATAGTGATTTGGGTCTATTGTACCCGAACACCACTGAGATAAATCCTCTTAAATAACTGAACTCTAGTCAGCTGCGTCGCTTCCAGAACACTGATGTAAAGAGAATAAAGTGACCTGGTGTAGAGAAAAACATCAGCAAAATCCTAAAGCCTAGCACTTTTTCATTTAACACTGCAATAATGCTGATGGTAAAGTAAAAATGATGATTACAGAGAAACTCTGAATTGCTTGGAGGGTTTAATTGTCACAGTGTGTTCCTCTTCATGTGGCTTCATAATAATGATGGCATTATCttataattattaacatatttcagTTACCCATAAGCTGTAACACTGTGTTTGAGGgtcataaactaaataaaaattctggATGTAAGCATTCAACCTTTTCAAAGAACTGAACTTGCCTCCGATATCTGGTCTTAGTTTGTTGTCATAACCTTGCAGTAATTTGTTTAGGATAAGGGTGACGTCACTCTCATAGACCTTTGGTGATAAAACCCAAGTTTTATTTATGGGGACATCCTCGTAATCTTCCTCCTCTGCTTTGCTCGGGCCAAATGCCATGCTatcataaaaacagaaacagagacaaTATGAGTAGACAGACAGCAGCAAGGTAAATAATAGAgcaatattagatttaaaattgAGAGTAGTTAAAAGAGGAGTCAGTTTATATTAGGAGCTTAAACTCTAAAGAGCAAGTGACTTGTTTAGAGAGCTCAATTTGACAgacagaggaagaaagaaagaattcgTATGAGGAGTTTTACAGGAAGAACAGATAAAAGAAGTCATCAGTGACTGTAAATGTATGTGCCGCCTGGACAGCAGGAGAGAGGAGTCTTTTAAATGAGTGCAGTGCTGGAAATACAAAGAGGAGGTTCTAATAAAAGAATGCAGTGATTAATGAAGATGTGTTCTGGCAGTGGAGGGTAGGAACAGCTGAAGGTGAGGGGTTTAAATTATCACCCGCAACTCCCTCTCGCACTCGCTCTCTTGCAGTATATGGTGTAAGAGCTTCTAAATTTATTCTCTGGAGCATTATCTGTAGGAACAGACATACTGGGTATCACTTCTAACTGAAATGTGCACCATTCCCACTCAGTCTAGACTCAGTCCCCTCTGATGTCACAACTTTTGCTTTGGAGAAATGAAGGTGATGCGCACTGAAGCTGGTAATAGCTCTTGGGTAATTcgcaaaatatacaaaacaagaTTCGGGTTctactttatattaggtgtctttAGCCACTATGTACTACATTTGTCAGGTACAGTGTATTTATGTTCATTCTTCTTTGCAAAACACATTTACTGTTATTGAGATGAGATGTGGTTAAGGGTGGATTAAAAGTTCAGCAGTataattttaaatcttaattaattacagatgtaattgcTGCAGGTATTTTTAATTGTAAGTATGAAGTAAAAACGTgtatacaataatttaaattattaatttaaatgttagtacaTTGTAATATAAAGTGGGTCCCAAGATTCATATCTATAGTATTTAATACCTGTtattttgcagagaaaaaaaaaagtttaagacaCAGCCAACTACGGCAAAATTATACTTGCTCAATTAATGTAGTGTACTGTCATTTATCTAAATGtgatacaataaaacataaaaatatgtttacatctGAATGGTCtaaaaatgtatcttaaaaaaaagttcccAGACAGACCGGtaaatgtgattatatatttgAGTTTTGTCTGTAAACAAGAAATCTAAATGGTACATTCCCATACATATGCAAATAATGAAAGACGGAAAAATCAATATGAACCATCCCTGTGGATGAGACCCAGGTGGGTGGAGAGAATGTAGGTTATTGATCCCCGTAGGCACAGCGCTGAGTGGTTGAAAAGCAGGCTGTCAGTGGAAAATACAGACAGAATATTTACTCAAATACTCAATATGCAGTTTATATTGTCTGGATACAACAGTAGCCTCTGAATGACCTTTGTGGGCCTCAGAGGCAAGTGCTAATAACCATGATGAATATACAGAAATGCCTGAATAAGGGAAAAAAGTGATTTTGGGCATAGATGAGACATTTAGAAATGGTTACTGCCAATCACATAATTTACAAGATGTAAGTAAATGAGAGAATTGTAAATATTGCAAACCAAGTTGCCTATGTATATTCTTTTAAGCATTTAGCTTACATATGTACATAGGCTACCCCACTGAATGAGCTGGAAAACAAATAGATGAAGCAAAGCAAAGTAGCGCGAGCCAACATAA
Encoded proteins:
- the gabrg1 gene encoding gamma-aminobutyric acid receptor subunit gamma-1; its protein translation is MVLLHRRRRKETLVWLLPGLLGVCMAFGPSKAEEEDYEDVPINKTWVLSPKVYESDVTLILNKLLQGYDNKLRPDIGVRPTVIETAVYVNSIGPVDPINMEYTIDIFFAQTWYDSRLKFNSSMKLLMLNSNMVGKIWIPDTFFRNSRKSDAHWITTPNRLLRLWSNGRVMYTLRLTINAECYLKLHNFPMDEHSCPLEFSSYGYPKNEIQYRWQRRSVEVADQRYWRLYQFAFVGLRNTSDVAHTQSGEYVVMTIFFDLSRRMGYFTIQTYIPCSMIVVLSWVSFWINKDAVPARTSLGITTVLTMTTLSTISRKSLPKVSYVTAMDLFVSVCFIFTFAALMEYGTLHYFTSNRQNKKTKSSHAQKPSMVNIRPGTSLLQMNNIAPYHEDDDYAYECLDGKDCTSFFCCFDDCRSGAWRENRMHVHVSKIDSYSRIFFPTAFGLFNLVYWIGYLYL